From Topomyia yanbarensis strain Yona2022 chromosome 1, ASM3024719v1, whole genome shotgun sequence, one genomic window encodes:
- the LOC131696015 gene encoding uncharacterized protein LOC131696015, with protein MSVERRIRGFKLRQKSLLTSFNAIKQFVDEYDDDDSDANEVPVRLESLIKLWADLNAIQMELESIDEGNLDEQLKQRTEYESAYYRVKGFLLAKNKGFNPNVTNTLSTSRSPPSASQQSYVDALFEFPSIKRESAAELHSLVEKFEANVKVLQQLGEKVQFWDILLIRMLSIRLDPTTRRDWEEFSTAKEAISFKDLTSFIQRRVTVLQNIQSTTVDVPVSGQVKKPSQRPVASHNAAPFNARRCIICNDHHPLYQCATFSKMGSEDKEKEVRRNHLCRNCLRKGHQAKDCSSTSTCRKCRGKHHTQLCSSQQPTSSGQKTTNYTDKRSMPAASTSNPLTASVSATIEPASFASVSQGRKAILLATAVVIVVDDSGREHTARALLDSGSECFVTESFSQQIKAQRKKVHLPIVGIGQSSTHARHKLSTTICSRTGRYSTSLEFLVLPKITIDLPSTSVDTSAWEIPPSIQLADPSFCSTNPIDLILGAEIFFDLFKVSGRIPLGDNLPVLANSVLGWVVSGRSSHGQLIAPIIANVATVNDVHRLMERFWSIEEDNASPCYSVEEAACEEHFRRTVTRNTEGRYIVRLPLKQDVLSSLVYNRRTALRRFHQLEGRLVRNPNLHQQYRVFVEEYHALGHMQRVTDYENPPTPCYHLPHHAVVREDSTTTKLRVVFDASCKTPNGPSLNDALLVGPTVQEDLRSIIMRARTHPVMLIADIKQMYRQVLVDEQDTPLQRIVWRVSPDTSMETFELKTVTYGTASAPYLATRVLQQLADDERDEYPEAAEVLRKDFYVGDLFCGGRNIAETTALRKQLDALLIKGGFELRK; from the exons ATGTCTGTTGAACGTCGCATTAGAGGGTTCAAGCTGCGACAGAAGAGCCTGCTGACGTCATTCAACGCGATCAAGCAATTCGTAGATGAGTACGATGATGACGACAGTGATGCAAATGAAGTTCCTGTGCGCCTGGAGAGCCTGATTAAGCTCTGGGCAGATTTAAATGCGATCCAGATGGAACTGGAGTCCATCGACGAAGGAAATCTGGACGAGCAACTGAAGCAGCGGACCGAGTATGAATCGGCATACTATCGGGTCAAAGGGTTTCTGCTGGCCAAGAATAAAGGTTTTAACCCGAACGTCACTAATACTCTCTCAACCAGTCGTAGTCCTCCGTCGGCATCGCAG CAGTCATATGTTGATGCATTGTTCGAGTTCCCTTCGATAAAAAGAGAGTCTGCTGCGGAGTTGCATTCGCTGGTGGAGAAATTTGAGGCCAACGTCAAGGTCCTTCAGCAGTTAGGGGAGAAGGTCCAATTCTGGGACATTCTATTGATTCGGATGCTGAGTATTCGCCtcgacccgacgacgagaagggACTGGGAGGAATTTTCGACTGCGAAGGAGGCCATTTCTTTCAAGGACCTGACGTCATTCATCCAGCGCAGGGTCACCGTGCTGCAGAATATCCAGAGCACTACGGTAGATGTTCCTGTTTCCGGCCAAGTGAAAAAGCCATCTCAACGACCAGTCGCTAGTCACAATGCAGCCCCGTTCAACGCAAGGAGGTGCATCATCTGCAACGATCATCATCCCCTTTATCAATGCGCTACGTTTTCCAAGATGGGTTCAGAAGACAAGGAGAAGGAAGTTCGTCGCAATCATCTCTGTCGGAACTGCTTACGGAAGGGTCATCAAGCGAAGGACTGTTCGTCAACGAGTACCTGCCGCAAGTGTCGGGGCAAGCATCATACTCAGCTTTGTTCCAGTCAACAACCAACCAGCTCAGGTCAGAAGACAACCAACTACACAGATAAAAGGTCTATGCCTGCTGCATCTACCAGCAATCCACTCACTGCATCTGTGTCAGCCACCATCGAGCCTGCCAGCTTCGCTTCCGTTAGTCAAGGACGGAAGGCAATTCTACTTGCTACTGCTGTAGTCATCGTTGTCGACGACAGTGGAAGAGAGCACACAGCACGTGCGCTGCTAGATTCCGGTAGCGAATGTTTCGTTACCGAATCATTCTCCCAGCAAATCAAAGCGCAACGGAAGAAGGTCCATCTTCCGATTGTTGGCATCGGTCAGTCGTCGACGCATGCTAGGCACAAATTGTCAACCACAATTTGCTCTCGCACAGGAAGGTATTCGACTAGCTTGGAATTTCTAGTTCTTCCCAAAATTACCATCGATCTGCCGTCGACTTCTGTTGATACTTCGGCCTGGGAGATTCCGCCGAGTATACAGCTAGCTGATCCGTCATTCTGCAGCACCAACCCAATCGATCTCATCTTGGGAGCAGAAATTTTCTTCGACTTGTTCAAGGTCTCTGGTCGAATTCCGCTTGGCGATAACCTTCCGGTACTCGCGAACTCCGTTCTTGGCTGGGTAGTGTCGGGAAGGTCTTCTCATGGTCAACTGATTGCTCCAATCATCGCAAATGTCGCCACCGTCAACGACGTGCACCGTCTAATGGAAAGGTTTTGGTCCATCGAGGAAGACAACGCCTCTCCGTGCTATTCCGTCGAAGAAGCGGCCTGCGAGGAACACTTCCGTCGCACGGTAACCCGCAACACCGAAGGTCGATACATAGTTCGACTGCCACTGAAGCAGGATGTGTTGTCTAGCCTCGTCTACAACCGTCGTACCGCTCTACGTCGTTTTCACCAGCTAGAAGGTCGTCTAGTCCGCAATCCCAACCTGCATCAACAGTATCGAGTCTTTGTCGAGGAATATCACGCGCTAGGGCACATGCAGCGCGTAACGGACTACGAAAATCCTCCGACTCCATGCTACCATCTTCCGCATCACGCTGTAGTGCGCGAAGATAGCACGACGACCAAACTGAGGGTAGTTTTTGACGCGTCGTGCAAAACCCCCAACGGACCATCGCTGAACGACGCGCTTCTGGTTGGACCAACCGTGCAAGAAGACCTGCGATCAATTATAATGCGAGCCCGAACACACCCAGTCATGCTGATCGCTGACATCAAGCAGATGTACCGCCAAGTCCTGGTAGACGAGCAGGACACTCCACTGCAGCGAATTGTTTGGCGAGTTTCCCCCGACACTTCGATGGAAACTTTTGAACTAAAGACCGTAACATACGGCACAGCCAGCGCACCGTACCTTGCAACGAGAGTTCTCCAGCAACTAGCCGACGACGAGCGCGACGAGTACCCCGAAGCAGCTGAAGTTCTACGAAAGGATTTCTACGTCGGCGATCTGTTTTGTGGTGGACGCAACATAGCAGAAACAACCGCTTTACGCAAGCAGCTCGACGCGCTGTTAATCAAGGGCGGTTTCGAACTCCGCAAATGA
- the LOC131696026 gene encoding uncharacterized protein LOC131696026 gives MVRVPAYCRRFLQNCRKTSIARKESAHLTVDERKEAKATIIGLIQQQSFNTEYKAPQQAQAVSPKSRIRWFHPFIGSDQLIRIGGRLGKANQQYDSKHQILLPSSHHFSTIFVRYYHEKHLHAAPQLLLNLLRLRYWITGGRSLAKLTVHKCVICVRARPKLLEQFMAELPAARITAARPFSVTGVDYWGPIQLKPPHRRAASIKAYVAVFVCFATKAVHLELVGDLSTAKFIEALRRFVSRRGLCAEIYSDNERNFLGAANELRQILQSKDRQQTIARDYADNRIHWHFNSPRASHFGGLWEAAIASAQKHFVRVLGTHTLAYDSMETLLAQIECCPNSRTLVPLSDESSDLEALTPGHFLTGAALKAVPGIDVTDIPFNRLRQWQQLKKMFQQPWKRRNLEYISTLQGRTKWYNPPIHITKDQLAVIKDENSTPMSWPTGRIVELHPGDDGTSRVITLQTPNGRYTRPVSKICLLPISSAAENQSPPTTV, from the coding sequence ATGGTCCGAGTACCCGCTTACTGTCGACGATTTCTCCAGAACTGTCGGAAAACTTCTATAGCACGAAAGGAATCAGCACATCTCACAGTCGACGAGCGGAAGGAAGCAAAAGCGACGATTATCGGACTCATCCAACAGCAAAGCTTCAACACCGAGTACAAGGCCCCTCAACAAGCACAAGCAGTATCCCCGAAATCTCGCATCCGTTGGTTTCATCCTTTCATAGGCTCTGATCAACTGATTCGAATTGGCGGCAGGCTGGGAAAGGCAAATCAACAGTATGACAGCAAACACCAGATTCTTCTTCCTTCTTCGCATCATTTCTCCACCATATTCGTTCGCTACTACCATGAGAAACATCTGCATGCAGCACCACAACTTCTGCTCAATCTTCTTCGATTACGATACTGGATCACCGGGGGCAGAAGTTTGGCCAAACTCACAGTGCACAAATGTGTGATTTGCGTTCGAGCTCGCCCCAAACTGCTCGAGCAATTTATGGCTGAACTACCCGCAGCACGAATCACCGCAGCTCGACCATTCTCTGTGACCGGCGTCGACTATTGgggaccgattcaactaaaacCACCCCATCGAAGAGCTGCATCTATCAAAGCCTACGTTGCAGTTTTCGTGTGCTTTGCAACGAAAGCTGTGCACCTTGAACTAGTGGGTGACCTGAGCACTGCCAAATTTATTGAAGCGCTTCGCAGATTCGTCTCTCGTCGCGGATTGTGCGCTGAAATCTACAGCGACAACGAACGCAACTTTTTAGGAGCAGCCAACGAACTGCGTCAAATATTGCAAAGCAAAGATCGCCAGCAAACAATCGCCCGCGACTACGCCGACAACAGAATCCATTGGCATTTCAACTCCCCAAGAGCATCGCATTTTGGTGGCTTGTGGGAGGCCGCAATTGCATCAGCGCAGAAACATTTCGTACGAGTACTTGGAACTCACACGCTTGCCTACGACTCGATGGAAACACTGCTAGCACAAATCGAGTGCTGCCCCAACTCCCGCACGCTTGTGCCACTGTCCGATGAATCTAGCGACTTGGAGGCACTCACACCAGGTCATTTTCTCACTGGAGCTGCACTGAAGGCTGTCCCGGGCATAGATGTCACCGACATTCCTTTCAACAGACTTCGACAGTGGCAACAActtaaaaaaatgttccaaCAGCCGTGGAAACGAAGGAACCTAGAATACATTTCAACACTACAAGGGCGAACGAAATGGTACAACCCTCCGATACACATAACGAAGGACCAGTTGGCAGTTATCAAGGACGAAAACTCCACTCCGATGAGCTGGCCGACTGGAAGAATCGTTGAACTTCACCCCGGGGACGACGGAACATCTCGTGTCATCACACTACAGACACCCAACGGCCGATACACTCGACCGGTATCCAAAATTTGTCTGCTGCCAATTTCATCAGCAGCAGAAAATCAGTCACCACCCACTACAGTATAA